A single window of Eleginops maclovinus isolate JMC-PN-2008 ecotype Puerto Natales chromosome 19, JC_Emac_rtc_rv5, whole genome shotgun sequence DNA harbors:
- the cdca4 gene encoding cell division cycle-associated protein 4 isoform X1 — protein sequence MSDFVSFSPPSPQRDNMFPKGTKRKFSDSGEEPVPGEDQVPAAPSVAARTLTSSYSLQRQSLLDMSLIKLQLCHMLVEPNLCRSVLIANTVRQIQEEMTQDGTWQIMTQALAAAQCPADRLVATEVLCRQTDPASQAGQSPKPFPGAGLEEGYHAEEVVMEGDVETEVTMSTLSPSSPQLSSTSYLAGPFGMGPCWEEEDEDGECEEDEEEDSEECASESEEGDRDHLSPDTRTGEQVFGTFEIKHPAPPPDPALEELFSDVDPSYYDLDTVLTGMQSAPKMGPYDLLESLSSHGPTALSSSSSCRSDLNELDHIMEIIVGS from the coding sequence ATGTCTgactttgtttctttctccccGCCATCACCACAGAGAGACAACATGTTCCCGAAGGGCACCAAGCGCAAGTTCTCAGACTCCGGAGAGGAACCAGTCCCCGGGGAGGACCAGGTCCCGGCGGCTCCATCTGTGGCGGCCCGGACGCTGACGTCCTCGTACAGCCTGCAGCGGCAGTCGCTGCTTGACATGTCGCTGATCAAGCTGCAGCTATGCCACATGCTGGTGGAGCCCAACCTGTGCCGCTCCGTGCTGATAGCCAACACAGTGCGGCAGATCCAGGAGGAGATGACCCAGGACGGCACCTGGCAGATAATGACCCAGGCGCTGGCAGCTGCCCAGTGTCCTGCAGACCGTCTGGTGGCCACCGAGGTGCTGTGCCGGCAGACGGACCCGGCATCTCAGGCGGGGCAGAGCCCGAAGCCCTTCCCAGGGGCCGGCCTGGAGGAAGGCTACCACGCTGAGGAGGTGGTAATGGAGGGAGATGTGGAGACAGAGGTCACCATGTCCACCTTGTCGCCCAGCTCCCCACAGCTGTCCTCGACCTCGTACCTTGCAGGTCCCTTCGGCATGGGACCTTGCtgggaggaggaagacgaagaTGGTGAGTgcgaggaggatgaagaggaggacagcGAGGAGTGTGCGTCTGAGAGCGAGGAGGGGGACCGAGACCACCTTAGCCCAGACACCAGGACAGGGGAGCAGGTTTTTGGGACTTTTGAGATCAAACACCCAGCGCCGCCCCCTGACCCTGCACTCGAGGAACTGTTTTCAGACGTGGACCCGTCCTACTACGACCTCGACACGGTGCTGACGGGCATGCAGAGCGCCCCTAAGATGGGTCCTTACGATCTGCTGGAGAGCCTTTCCTCTCACGGGCCCACGGCCCTCAGCTCCAGCTCGAGCTGCAGGTCAGACCTGAATGAACTGGACCACATCATGGAGATCATTGTGGGATCCTGA
- the cdca4 gene encoding cell division cycle-associated protein 4 isoform X2 yields MFPKGTKRKFSDSGEEPVPGEDQVPAAPSVAARTLTSSYSLQRQSLLDMSLIKLQLCHMLVEPNLCRSVLIANTVRQIQEEMTQDGTWQIMTQALAAAQCPADRLVATEVLCRQTDPASQAGQSPKPFPGAGLEEGYHAEEVVMEGDVETEVTMSTLSPSSPQLSSTSYLAGPFGMGPCWEEEDEDGECEEDEEEDSEECASESEEGDRDHLSPDTRTGEQVFGTFEIKHPAPPPDPALEELFSDVDPSYYDLDTVLTGMQSAPKMGPYDLLESLSSHGPTALSSSSSCRSDLNELDHIMEIIVGS; encoded by the coding sequence ATGTTCCCGAAGGGCACCAAGCGCAAGTTCTCAGACTCCGGAGAGGAACCAGTCCCCGGGGAGGACCAGGTCCCGGCGGCTCCATCTGTGGCGGCCCGGACGCTGACGTCCTCGTACAGCCTGCAGCGGCAGTCGCTGCTTGACATGTCGCTGATCAAGCTGCAGCTATGCCACATGCTGGTGGAGCCCAACCTGTGCCGCTCCGTGCTGATAGCCAACACAGTGCGGCAGATCCAGGAGGAGATGACCCAGGACGGCACCTGGCAGATAATGACCCAGGCGCTGGCAGCTGCCCAGTGTCCTGCAGACCGTCTGGTGGCCACCGAGGTGCTGTGCCGGCAGACGGACCCGGCATCTCAGGCGGGGCAGAGCCCGAAGCCCTTCCCAGGGGCCGGCCTGGAGGAAGGCTACCACGCTGAGGAGGTGGTAATGGAGGGAGATGTGGAGACAGAGGTCACCATGTCCACCTTGTCGCCCAGCTCCCCACAGCTGTCCTCGACCTCGTACCTTGCAGGTCCCTTCGGCATGGGACCTTGCtgggaggaggaagacgaagaTGGTGAGTgcgaggaggatgaagaggaggacagcGAGGAGTGTGCGTCTGAGAGCGAGGAGGGGGACCGAGACCACCTTAGCCCAGACACCAGGACAGGGGAGCAGGTTTTTGGGACTTTTGAGATCAAACACCCAGCGCCGCCCCCTGACCCTGCACTCGAGGAACTGTTTTCAGACGTGGACCCGTCCTACTACGACCTCGACACGGTGCTGACGGGCATGCAGAGCGCCCCTAAGATGGGTCCTTACGATCTGCTGGAGAGCCTTTCCTCTCACGGGCCCACGGCCCTCAGCTCCAGCTCGAGCTGCAGGTCAGACCTGAATGAACTGGACCACATCATGGAGATCATTGTGGGATCCTGA
- the si:dkey-177p2.6 gene encoding uncharacterized protein si:dkey-177p2.6 isoform X1 — protein MGGGSDQSTPPCELRKSVSCSSSPRCWLYGAFLIFLRLESRGTRRRKRSEPNTRRIQTPNDTFQGHVRSMLGRGVKRKWSCLEELEAETLPAAAEKERNGEEGGGDDDGFLVGPSKSDMNHLQQRQLVLGLCMEKLQSYQAGMELSLRRSVLLINTLRQIQEDMQSEGAGTSETLLNHTDSCLLREDMQVTCPGCAEEDGDSLSPPLSPEFPSQEANSLPDQQKSLPAAAINTFSDAVSAMGYLSDLTLDDIFDDIDTSMYETSELPSAWSAGSLWPISVSLWTDEDVKMRPPSHPSAGTLQSCLMDLNELDHIMEILVKS, from the exons ATGGGCGGGGGATCGGACCAATCAACGCCGCCCTGTGAGCTCCGAAAGTctgtctcctgctcctcctccccccgCTGCTGGCTCTACGGAGCATTCCTCATCTTCCTGAGGCTCGAGAGCAGAGGAACGCGACGTCGAAAACGAAGCGAACCGAACACACGACGGATTCAAACCCCTAATGACACTTTCCAAGGGCACGTAAG GTCAATGTTGGGTCGCGGTGTGAAACGGAAGTGGAGCTgcctggaggagctggaggccgagaccctccctgctgctgcagagaaggagaggaatggCGAGGAAGGCGGAGGGGATGATGACGGGTTCCTCGTGGGTCCATCCAAATCCGACATGAACCACCTGCAGCAGCGGCAGCTCGTGCTCGGCCTCTGCATGGAGAAGCTCCAGAGCTACCAGGCCGGCATGGAGCTCAGCCTGCGACGCTCGGTGCTGCTCATCAACACGCTCAGGCAGATCCAGGAGGACATGCAGAGCGAGGGGGCGGGAACATCTGAGACGCTCCTCAACCACACCGACTCCTGCCTTCTCAGGGAGGACATGCAGGTTACGTGTCCCGGCTGTGCAGAGGAGGATGGGGACAGCCTTTCTCCACCACTGTCCCCAGAGTTTCCTTCTCAGGAGGCAAACAGCCTGCCCGACCAGCAGAAATCACTTCCTGCTGCGGCCATTAATACTTTTAGTGATGCAGTAAGCGCCATGGGCTACCTCAGCGACCTCACCCTGGACGACATCTTCGACGACATTGACACATCGATGTATGAGACTTCAGAACTGCCTTCGGCCTGGTCGGCGGGCTCCCTGTGGCCCATCAGTGTGTCGCTGTGGACGGACGAGGATGTCAAAATGCGTCCTCCTAGCCACCCATCGGCTGGGACTCTCCAGTCCTGTCTGATGGACCTGAACGAACTGGACCACATCATGGAGATTCTGGTAAAGTCCTGA
- the si:dkey-177p2.6 gene encoding SERTA domain-containing protein 3 isoform X2: MTLSKGTSMLGRGVKRKWSCLEELEAETLPAAAEKERNGEEGGGDDDGFLVGPSKSDMNHLQQRQLVLGLCMEKLQSYQAGMELSLRRSVLLINTLRQIQEDMQSEGAGTSETLLNHTDSCLLREDMQVTCPGCAEEDGDSLSPPLSPEFPSQEANSLPDQQKSLPAAAINTFSDAVSAMGYLSDLTLDDIFDDIDTSMYETSELPSAWSAGSLWPISVSLWTDEDVKMRPPSHPSAGTLQSCLMDLNELDHIMEILVKS; the protein is encoded by the exons ATGACACTTTCCAAGGGCAC GTCAATGTTGGGTCGCGGTGTGAAACGGAAGTGGAGCTgcctggaggagctggaggccgagaccctccctgctgctgcagagaaggagaggaatggCGAGGAAGGCGGAGGGGATGATGACGGGTTCCTCGTGGGTCCATCCAAATCCGACATGAACCACCTGCAGCAGCGGCAGCTCGTGCTCGGCCTCTGCATGGAGAAGCTCCAGAGCTACCAGGCCGGCATGGAGCTCAGCCTGCGACGCTCGGTGCTGCTCATCAACACGCTCAGGCAGATCCAGGAGGACATGCAGAGCGAGGGGGCGGGAACATCTGAGACGCTCCTCAACCACACCGACTCCTGCCTTCTCAGGGAGGACATGCAGGTTACGTGTCCCGGCTGTGCAGAGGAGGATGGGGACAGCCTTTCTCCACCACTGTCCCCAGAGTTTCCTTCTCAGGAGGCAAACAGCCTGCCCGACCAGCAGAAATCACTTCCTGCTGCGGCCATTAATACTTTTAGTGATGCAGTAAGCGCCATGGGCTACCTCAGCGACCTCACCCTGGACGACATCTTCGACGACATTGACACATCGATGTATGAGACTTCAGAACTGCCTTCGGCCTGGTCGGCGGGCTCCCTGTGGCCCATCAGTGTGTCGCTGTGGACGGACGAGGATGTCAAAATGCGTCCTCCTAGCCACCCATCGGCTGGGACTCTCCAGTCCTGTCTGATGGACCTGAACGAACTGGACCACATCATGGAGATTCTGGTAAAGTCCTGA